Proteins encoded together in one Impatiens glandulifera chromosome 1, dImpGla2.1, whole genome shotgun sequence window:
- the LOC124921590 gene encoding LOW QUALITY PROTEIN: hydroquinone glucosyltransferase-like (The sequence of the model RefSeq protein was modified relative to this genomic sequence to represent the inferred CDS: inserted 2 bases in 2 codons; deleted 2 bases in 2 codons) encodes MGHLIPLVELAKRLVHRHGFSATFIVPGDAPISKXQKAFLDDLPNGANYHLLPLANTEDLPPDAKIETRVCIMLNRSLPFIRESLKSLLSENRVVAYVSDLFGLESLGVAKEXGISPYIFFPSTAMLLSLILYLPELDKKVTGEYREMTEPVLIPGCIPLHGRDLLDPVQDRKNDAYKNLLSAEKAYKLAEGVMVNTFNDLEYTVIKTLQSKEETPAIYPVGPLVRMETGSIKDHEGSECLDWLDTQPPGSVLFVSFGSGGTHTHAQMTELAHGLELSEQRFIWVARSPSNGVADANYFSVHSQNDPLAFLPEGFVDRVKGRGLVLQSWAPQASVLSHESTGGFLTHCGWNSTLESVVNGVPLIAWPLYAEQRMNAVMLTEDLKVALRADGNDNNNLIGRDEIARVVKALMQGEEGKEIRNRMKNLKEAAVRVLSEDGSSAKMLENVAKKWKASKIIG; translated from the exons ATGGGTCACCTCATCCCACTTGTTGAACTCGCCAAACGACTCGTTCATCGCCACGGTTTCTCCGCCACCTTCATAGTTCCCGGCGACGCCCCAATTTCCA GCCAGAAAGCTTTCCTCGACGATCTTCCAAATGGAGCCAATTATCATCTTCTACCTCTGGCCAACACCGAAGATTTACCCCCAGATGCTAAAATCGAGACCCGAGTATGCATCATGCTTAACCGGTCCCTGCCGTTCATTCGAGAATCCCTCAAATCTCTACTTTCAGAGAATCGGGTCGTGGCTTATGTTTCCGATTTATTCGGATTAGAATCTTTGGGAGTAGCAAAGG TTGGTATTTCTCCATACATTTTCTTCCCTTCCACCGCTATGCTTCTCtctcttattctttatttaCCGGAGCTGGACAAGAAAGTCACCGGCGAA TACAGGGAGATGACCGAACCGGTTCTAATCCCGGGTTGTATTCCTCTTCACGGAAGGGATCTCTTGGACCCGGTTCAGGATAGGAAGAACGATGCTTATAAGAATCTTCTTTCAGCAGAGAAGGCGTATAAATTGGCTGAAGGAGTCATGGTGAATACTTTCAACGATCTGGAATATACCGTTATAAAGACTTTACAATCAAAGGAGGAGACTCCTGCAATTTACCCGGTTGGACCGCTGGTACGGATGGAGACCGGTTCAATTAAAGATCATGAAGGGTCAGAGTGTTTGGACTGGTTAGACACACAACCGCCCGGTTCGGTTCTTTTCGTGTCGTTCGGTAGCGGTGGGACTCACACCCATGCTCAGATGACCGAGTTGGCTCACGGGTTGGAACTGAGCGAGCAAAGATTCATATGGGTCGCGAGAAGTCCTAGCAATGGAGTGGCGGATGCGAATTATTTCAGTGTTCATAGCCAGAACGATCCATTAGCCTTTTTGCCCGAAGGGTTCGTGGATAGGGTTAAGGGTCGGGGACTAGTGTTACAGTCGTGGGCC CCGCAAGCTTCGGTACTGAGTCACGAGTCGACAGGAGGGTTCTTGACTCATTGCGGTTGGAATTCGACACTTGAGAGTGTGGTGAACGGTGTGCCTTTGATCGCGTGGCCATTGTACGCGGAACAAAGGATGAACGCGGTTATGTTGACCGAGGATCTAAAAGTGGCATTGAGGGCGGATGGAAACGATAATAATAACTTGATCGGACGTGATGAGATTGCACGAGTGGTGAAAGCCTTGATGCAAGGGGAAGAAGGGAAAGAAATTCGAAACCGAATGAAGAATTTGAAGGAGGCCGCGGTTAGAGTTTTGAGCGAGGATGGTTCTTCGGCGAAAATGCTAGAGAATGTAGCCAAGAAATGGAAGGCGTCCAAGATCATTGGTTAA